Proteins from a genomic interval of Haliaeetus albicilla chromosome 13, bHalAlb1.1, whole genome shotgun sequence:
- the SERTAD4 gene encoding SERTA domain-containing protein 4: protein MTLVLPMQRLGRPIAADGAADLAAYRALWEPPCCGRPGPGPGPGPAAAAAAPPPPPPPPPPAPGPPAAGSHYRGISNPVTTSKITYFKRKYVEEEDFHPPLSSCTHKTISVFEERAHILYMSLEKLKFIDDPEVYLRRSVLINNLMKRIHGEIIMQNNWCFSACSFSGTSPQEWFVPQDCPYRKRLRMAKEEYEKLHTCCFYQECGSHYLNLPYSVTASTENTSSSSSPISLPSCSQQGDYDIGSAPSYRSDDQIPANEIFITNARSHSNQEKAKFNDEKGGNEPERESIALNCESVRGTHALECKGKFYDYFETGCNDKSNVSESWKKSLRKKESLPSNKMCCSKGSKI, encoded by the exons ATGACCCTGGTGCTGCCCATGCAGCGGCTGGGCCGCCCCATCGCCGCCGACGGAGCCGCCGACCTCGCCGCCTACCGCGCCCTCTGGGAGCCGCCCTGCtgcggccgccccggccccggccccggccccggccccgccgccgccgccgcagcccccccgccgccgccgccgccgccgccgccggcccccgggccCCCCGCCGCAG GATCACATTACAGGGGAATTTCGAATCCTGTAACAACATCCAAGATCACAtactttaaaaggaaatatgtgGAAGAGGAGGATTTTCATCCACCGCTCAGCAGCTGTACACATAAA ACAATCTCTGTGTTTGAGGAGCGGGCCCATATTCTTTACATGTCTTTGGAAAAGCTGAAATTCATTGATGATCCTGAAGTCTACCTGCGGAGATCTGTCCTCATCAACAATCTAATGAAGAGAATCCATGGAGAAATCATCATGCAGAACAACTGGTGCTTCTCCGCCTGCTCCTTCAGTGGCACCTCACCACAAGAATGGTTTGTGCCTCAGGACTGTCCGTATAGAAAACGCCTTCGGATGGCAAAGGAGGAGTACGAGAAGCTCCACACGTGCTGCTTCTATCAAGAGTGTGGCAGTCACTATTTAAATCTACCCTACTCTGTTACTGCTAGTACAGAAAatacttcctcctcctcctcccccatttCTTTGCCAAGCTGTTCCCAGCAGGGAGATTATGACATTGGCAGTGCCCCGTCTTACAGGAGTGATGACCAGATACCTGCTAATGAAATATTCATCACTAATGCCAGGTCTCACAGTAATcaggaaaaggcaaaatttaATGACGAGAAAGGAGGTAATGAACCTGAGCGAGAGAGCATCGCCCTAAACTGTGAATCTGTAAGAGGCACCCATGCTCTTGAATGTAAAGGCAAGTTTTATGACTATTTTGAGACTGGATGTAATGACAAGAGCAACGTAAGTGAATCTTGGAAAAAATCCTTAAGGAAGAAGGAATCTTTACCAAGTAATAAAATGTGCTGCAGCAAAGGAAGTAAAATATGA